The Impatiens glandulifera chromosome 3, dImpGla2.1, whole genome shotgun sequence genome contains a region encoding:
- the LOC124930410 gene encoding factor of DNA methylation 1-like, giving the protein MEEARAYGRLDVSDVAIPDLIANSDSVTSEEEKKKNDNEKRMNSSVKKEPENKKRDLDTVYMTDLVEYHGKRRMNCIEKDCLDQLQMDKNLTTQCVSRMIEKNKNFFLECKEEEKKAKKRAQEQEHMFLEFQEKMKNESEINKKELYSWSNDLIDREAFYERMKKKFNDEKQKINTLSRKLLEMKSLRRKKSDKNPLSVEDDKKRQEEYAKNLQLGKEDSKQMLNMVIEDLRAKVQGVNNLGNESEALKNKIKELNEELLQKQIEITEIEELNQALLIKERMSNDELQETRKELIKGLQELRGNQTQIGIKRMGEIDIKPFQIACRSKFPSEEVEMKVAELYTLWQEKMKNPEWHPFKVIMNADGGHQQNIDEDDEQLNGLKEEYGVEVYEAVVVALKETNEYNPSGGYVIPELWNYKENKKAKLKDVVAYNHRRMKDLKRRQRR; this is encoded by the exons GATCTGATTGCAAATTCAGATAGCGTGACAtcggaggaggagaagaagaaaaacgacAACG AGAAGAGAATGAACAGTAGTGTAAAGAAAGAGCCCGAGAATAAGAAGAGGGACTTGGATACTGTATATATGACTGATCTGGTTGAATATCACGGCAAACGGAGGATGAATTGCATTGAAAAAGACTGTCTTGATCAATTGCAAATGGATAAGAATCTTACTACACAGTGTGTGAGTAGGATGATCGAGAAAAACAAGAATTTTTTCCTTGAATGCAAAGAAG AAGAAAAGAAAGCGAAGAAGCGTGCACAAGAGCAAGAGCACATGTTTTTAGAATTCCAggagaagatgaaaaatgaatCTGAGATTAACAAAAAGGAACTTTATTCCTGGAGCAACGACCTAATCGATCGTGAGGCTTTTTATGAACGCATGAAGAAAAAATTTAATGATGAGAAGCAAAAG ATCAACACACTATCAAGGAAGTTACTTGAAATGAAATCCTTGAGGCGGAAGAAGTCTGACAAGAATCCCTTGAGTGTTGAAGATGATAAG AAGAGACAAGAGGAATATGCTAAAAATCTTCAACTGGGAAAGGAGGATTCCAAACAGATGCTAAATATGGTAATTGAAGATCTTAGAGCAAAAGTGCAGGGGGTGAATAATCTTGGAAATGAAAGTGAGGCCTTAAAAAACAAGATTAAAGAGTTGAATGAGGAACTTCTACAGAAGCAAATTGAGATTACTGAAATAGAGGAACTAAATCAAGCCCTTTTGATCAAAGAAAGAATGAGCAATGACGAACTGCAGGAAACTCGTAAAGAGTTGATTAAG GGTCTTCAAGAGTTAAGGGGTAATCAGACTCAAATTGGAATCAAAAGAATGGGAGAGATTGATATAAAGCCCTTCCAAATTGCTTGCAGAAGTAAATTTCCATCTGAAGAAGTAGAAATGAAAGTTGCAGAGCTATATACCTTATGGCAAGAAAAGATGAAAAACCCCGAATGGCATCCATTTAAAGTCATTATGAATGCTGACGGAGGACATCAG CAAAatattgatgaagatgatgaacaactcaatggtTTAAAGGAAGAATATGGAGTTGAGGTGTACGAAGCAGTTGTCGTAGCATTAAAAGAAACGAATGAATACAACCCTAGTGGTGGTTATGTAATTCCTGAACTTTGGAACTATAAGGAGAATAAAAAAGCTAAGTTGAAGGATGTTGTTGCGTACAACCACAGGAGAATGAAAGATTTGAAACGCAGACAAAGGAGGTGA